A window from Flavobacterium gyeonganense encodes these proteins:
- a CDS encoding L,D-transpeptidase family protein — protein MKLGDSSAIISQIRERLFVTGDIKEDNKSAVCDTVLMKAVKNYELRHGYAPKNTILSEHINDFNIPVSDRIKTIIANMERCRWIDPELEKGKKYIEVNIPEFRLYIVEDGKIAFISPVVVGRTMTKTVIFSGMMNNIVFSPYWNVPPSIIKSEIKPGMAKDKNYLAKKNLEWNNGAVRQLPGKNNSLGLVKFLFPNSSNIYLHDTPSKSLFERESRAFSHGCVRVAKPRELAIELLKDDPKWTPERIDKAMHAGKESWYTLKKKVPVYIGYFTAWVDREGQLNFYKDIYQKDESLIKLLTEE, from the coding sequence TTGAAATTAGGAGATTCTTCGGCAATAATTTCGCAAATCAGGGAAAGGCTTTTTGTAACCGGAGATATTAAGGAAGATAATAAAAGTGCTGTTTGTGATACGGTTTTGATGAAAGCAGTCAAAAATTATGAATTGAGGCATGGCTATGCGCCAAAGAATACTATTTTATCAGAACATATTAATGATTTTAATATCCCGGTATCAGACCGGATCAAAACGATCATTGCCAATATGGAACGCTGCCGATGGATTGATCCGGAACTTGAAAAAGGCAAAAAATACATCGAAGTCAATATTCCCGAATTTAGATTGTATATAGTCGAAGATGGTAAAATTGCTTTTATATCGCCAGTTGTGGTAGGCAGGACAATGACCAAAACAGTTATTTTCAGCGGAATGATGAATAATATTGTTTTTAGTCCGTATTGGAATGTTCCGCCAAGTATTATCAAAAGCGAAATAAAACCTGGAATGGCGAAAGACAAAAACTATCTGGCAAAGAAAAACTTAGAATGGAATAATGGGGCGGTTCGACAGCTTCCAGGGAAAAATAACTCACTTGGACTTGTGAAGTTTTTATTTCCGAATTCCAGTAACATTTATCTTCATGATACGCCTTCAAAAAGTTTGTTCGAAAGAGAAAGCAGGGCTTTTAGCCATGGCTGCGTGCGTGTAGCAAAACCACGTGAACTGGCTATTGAATTATTGAAAGATGACCCGAAATGGACTCCGGAAAGAATAGACAAAGCCATGCATGCCGGAAAAGAAAGCTGGTATACACTGAAGAAAAAAGTTCCGGTTTATATTGGTTATTTTACCGCCTGGGTAGATCGCGAAGGTCAGCTGAATTTCTATAAGGATATTTACCAAAAAGACGAAAGCCT
- a CDS encoding DUF1573 domain-containing protein, translating into MKILKITMLVLALGLMSFSAITPIKVIASKVESKFDVSTIVWKAETIDVGQIPQGTPKAIVFEFKNTGKTAVVITNVQGSCGCTATDYTKEPILPGKSAKVTATYNAANKGAFTKTVTVTTSGEATPKVLTLKGTVI; encoded by the coding sequence ATGAAAATTTTAAAAATTACAATGTTGGTATTAGCTTTAGGATTAATGTCCTTTTCGGCAATTACACCTATAAAAGTGATCGCTTCAAAAGTAGAAAGTAAGTTTGATGTTTCTACTATTGTATGGAAAGCAGAAACAATTGATGTTGGACAAATTCCACAAGGAACGCCAAAAGCAATTGTTTTCGAATTTAAAAATACCGGAAAGACGGCTGTTGTAATTACAAATGTTCAGGGATCATGCGGATGTACTGCTACAGATTATACTAAAGAACCAATCCTTCCCGGGAAATCTGCAAAAGTTACAGCAACTTACAATGCGGCAAATAAAGGAGCTTTTACCAAAACGGTTACAGTTACAACAAGTGGAGAAGCAACTCCTAAAGTCCTGACTCTGAAAGGCACAGTTATCTAA
- a CDS encoding sensor histidine kinase — protein sequence MKINRLNSIIILGLIAIIGILIAQLLWTKEAFTLEQKKLSQKTHIALLEVAKKLYEGTNHELPAQNPVQKIANDYYIVNIDNDFEPDILEFYLKTEFKKMNITTDFEYAMYNCQSDEMIYGNYISLSDKGRAKQSVYFPKHKNLVYYFAVRFPHETTYLFSSMRFWFVLSIVLIFILLIYVYSILTLLQQKKYSELQRDFINNMTHEFKTPLSSILIASKYLIGQEKIKEDKKLYTYTDIIINQSNKLNSHIEQILNIAKSDYTPLELKKESLLIIPVIEEVIENIRLKYPEISIKIKTDSNHYELETDRFHFTNLVYNLLDNAVKYCNEKPEITVGIFTENKFLKLSFEDNGIGIASKNISFIFDKFYRIQNEKSNEVNGFGLGLYYVKKICDLQNWKISAIKNHTKGITITLSIPYKNEQL from the coding sequence TTGAAAATAAACAGACTCAACAGCATCATTATCCTCGGATTAATAGCCATTATCGGTATATTGATCGCTCAATTGCTGTGGACAAAAGAAGCTTTTACATTAGAACAAAAAAAGCTGAGCCAGAAAACACATATTGCCCTGCTGGAAGTTGCAAAAAAATTATACGAAGGCACTAATCACGAATTGCCGGCACAAAATCCGGTACAGAAAATTGCCAATGACTATTATATTGTAAACATTGATAATGATTTTGAACCTGATATTCTGGAGTTTTATCTGAAAACTGAATTTAAAAAAATGAATATCACGACAGATTTTGAATACGCCATGTACAACTGTCAAAGCGACGAAATGATATATGGAAATTACATTTCTTTATCGGATAAAGGAAGAGCTAAACAATCAGTATATTTTCCGAAACACAAAAATCTGGTCTATTATTTTGCTGTACGTTTTCCGCATGAAACGACTTATTTATTTAGTTCCATGCGTTTTTGGTTTGTATTGTCTATTGTTTTGATTTTTATTTTACTGATTTACGTCTATTCGATTTTGACTCTTCTGCAGCAAAAAAAATATTCAGAACTCCAGCGTGATTTCATCAATAATATGACCCATGAATTTAAAACACCTTTATCTTCTATTTTAATTGCTTCTAAATATTTAATCGGGCAGGAAAAAATTAAGGAAGACAAAAAGCTGTACACTTATACCGATATCATCATTAACCAGAGTAATAAACTAAACAGTCATATTGAACAGATTTTAAACATAGCCAAATCTGATTATACGCCACTCGAATTAAAGAAAGAATCCTTATTAATCATCCCTGTTATTGAGGAAGTAATCGAAAATATTCGTTTGAAATACCCGGAAATCTCCATTAAAATTAAAACAGATTCAAACCATTACGAACTCGAAACCGATAGATTTCATTTTACCAATCTGGTTTATAATTTACTCGATAATGCTGTAAAGTACTGCAATGAAAAGCCTGAAATTACGGTTGGAATTTTCACAGAAAATAAGTTCTTAAAACTGTCCTTTGAAGATAACGGAATCGGAATCGCTTCTAAAAATATTTCATTTATATTTGATAAATTTTACCGGATACAGAATGAAAAAAGTAATGAGGTTAACGGTTTTGGATTAGGTTTGTATTATGTAAAAAAGATTTGCGACCTTCAAAACTGGAAAATTTCCGCAATAAAAAACCATACAAAAGGTATCACCATAACTTTGTCAATCCCATATAAAAATGAGCAGCTTTAA